From Musa acuminata AAA Group cultivar baxijiao chromosome BXJ3-8, Cavendish_Baxijiao_AAA, whole genome shotgun sequence, one genomic window encodes:
- the LOC135644862 gene encoding nudix hydrolase 17, mitochondrial-like, whose translation MVCMVSRQGRQLQRYSKAGSRIVVGCIPYKFNRGYDDVGTSMEVLVVSSPKGNGLLFPKGGWETDETIEQAALREALEEAGVQGNVEGKLGKWRYKSRTYDAYHEGIMFPMNVTQELGDWPEMHLRERKWVTVAEAKEGCQHPWMKEALERLVRRVSSSRRNSAAPAS comes from the exons ATGGTGTGCATGGTATCTCGACAGGGCCGGCAGCTGCAGCGCTACAGCAAGGCCGGCAGCCGCATCGTGGTCGG GTGCATTCCTTACAAGTTCAACCGCGGCTACGATGATGTCGGTACGTCGATGGAGGTTCTCGTCGTCAGTTCTCCCAAAGGGAACGGGCTGCTTTTCCCAAAG GGTGGTTGGGAGACCGATGAGACCATAGAACAGGCAGCCTTGAGGGAGGCATTGGAGGAGGCAGGAGTGCAGGGGAACGTTGAG GGTAAGCTCGGGAAATGGAGGTATAAGAGCAGGACCTACGATGCGTACCATGAGGGCATCATGTTCCCCATGAACGTGACGCAGGAGCTGGGTGACTGGCCGGAGATGCACCTGCGAGAACGCAAATGG GTCACGGTCGCAGAGGCCAAGGAAGGTTGCCAGCATCCATGGATGAAGGAAGCTTTGGAGAGATTGGTGAGACGGGTGTCGAGCTCAAGAAGGAACAGTGCTGCACCGGCCTCTTAG
- the LOC103996446 gene encoding pectinesterase inhibitor 11-like, producing MKVVVCYAYVFFFVFLAGAVNAALSEETPSAGSNSTEFIRKCCAATLYPGLCYTSLSGYANEVQQSTVELAHVAAKVTLARLRSTAFHVAALRRNATGPERGALRDCSEQLDDAAEWARNTVKELKGLAGAVGPKVASRVSNALTWMSAALTCEDTCTDGLLMVAAGSVKADVCHRVRKVEKYTSNALALIHSLGFNR from the coding sequence ATGAAGGTGGTGGTGTGTTACGCCTATGTTTTCTTCTTCGTGTTCCTCGCGGGCGCCGTGAATGCGGCATTAAGCGAGGAAACCCCGAGCGCCGGAAGCAACTCCACGGAGTTCATACGCAAGTGCTGCGCCGCCACCCTGTACCCGGGCCTCTGCTACACGTCCCTCTCCGGCTACGCCAACGAGGTCCAGCAGAGCACCGTCGAGCTCGCCCACGTCGCCGCCAAGGTCACCCTCGCCCGGCTTCGGTCCACCGCTTTCCACGTCGCAGCGCTCCGCCGCAACGCCACCGGCCCCGAGCGGGGCGCCCTGCGCGACTGCTCTGAGCAGCTGGACGACGCTGCCGAGTGGGCGCGGAACACGGTCAAGGAGCTGAAGGGGCTGGCTGGGGCGGTAGGACCGAAGGTGGCGTCGCGGGTGTCCAACGCCCTGACGTGGATGAGCGCGGCGCTGACGTGCGAGGATACCTGCACGGACGGGTTGCTCATGGTGGCGGCCGGCTCGGTGAAGGCCGACGTCTGCCACCGAGTGCGCAAGGTGGAGAAGTACACCAGCAACGCCCTGGCGCTCATACACAGTCTCGGCTTCAACAGATGA
- the LOC103995807 gene encoding 3-ketoacyl-CoA synthase 6-like: MPAVPLPEFPMWAKFGYRFIVNNFVTLFLVGSMTAVGWELLQLGPDDIMALWRSLQEKPIETLSAVFLVAFVAALYFMSRPRPVYLVDYACFKPPSTCRVPFATFMEHTRLINSDKKSVQFQTRILERSGLGEETCLPPANHYIPPNPTMEASRAEAQLVIFSAIDDLMKKTGLRPKDIDVLVVNCSLFSPTPSLSAMIINKYKLRSNVRSFNLSGMGCSAGLISIDLARDLLLVHPRANALVVSTEIITPNFYAGNQRSMLLPNCLFRMGAAAILLSNRRREAGRAKYRLAHVVRTHKGADDRAYRCVYEEEDAEGHSGISLSKDLMAIAGEALKSNITTMGPLVLPMSEQLLFALNLVGRKLINPEWKPYIPDFKQAFDHFCIHAGGRAVIDELQKSLQLSAEHVEASRMTLHRFGNTSSSSLWYELNYIESKGRMRRGNRVWQIGFGSGFKCNSAVWKCLRTIKGPVDGPWTDCIDRYPVDIPEIVKL; this comes from the coding sequence ATGCCTGCCGTGCCCTTGCCCGAGTTCCCCATGTGGGCTAAGTTTGGCTACCGCTTCATCGTGAATAACTTCGTGACTTTGTTTCTGGTCGGGTCCATGACAGCCGTGGGTTGGGAGCTTCTCCAGCTCGGCCCCGACGACATCATGGCCTTATGGCGATCCCTCCAGGAAAAGCCCATCGAGACTCTCTCTGCAGTCTTCTTGGTGGCCTTCGTCGCCGCCCTGTACTTCATGTCCCGCCCCCGGCCAGTGTACCTCGTCGACTATGCTTGCTTCAAGCCGCCCTCCACATGCCGCGTCCCGTTCGCCACCTTCATGGAGCACACGCGGCTCATCAACTCCGACAAAAAGAGCGTGCAGTTCCAGACGCGGATTTTGGAGCGCTCCGGTCTCGGTGAGGAGACCTGCCTCCCCCCCGCGAACCACTACATACCCCCCAACCCCACCATGGAGGCGTCCCGCGCCGAGGCCCAGCTCGTCATCTTCTCCGCCATTGACGACCTGATGAAGAAGACGGGCCTCAGGCCCAAGGACATCGACGTCCTCGTCGTCAACTGCAGCCTCTTCTCCCCGACGCCGTCCCTCTCCGCGATGATCATCAACAAGTACAAGCTGAGGAGCAACGTCCGCAGCTTCAACCTCTCCGGGATGGGCTGCAGCGCGGGGCTGATCTCCATCGACCTGGCGCGGGACCTGCTCCTGGTGCACCCCCGCGCCAACGCGCTCGTCGTCTCCACCGAGATCATCACCCCCAACTTCTACGCCGGCAACCAGCGGTCGATGCTCCTCCCCAACTGCCTCTTCCGCATgggcgctgccgcgatcctcctgTCGAACCGCCGACGCGAGGCCGGCCGCGCGAAGTACCGGCTGGCGCACGTGGTCCGCACCCACAAGGGCGCGGACGACCGCGCGTACCGCTGCGTCTACGAGGAGGAGGACGCCGAGGGCCACTCCGGTATCTCCCTCTCCAAGGACCTCATGGCTATCGCCGGGGAGGCGCTCAAGTCCAACATCACCACCATGGGGCCGCTGGTGCTCCCCATGTCGGAGCAGCTCCTCTTCGCCCTCAACCTCGTCGGCCGAAAGCTCATCAACCCAGAGTGGAAGCCCTACATCCCCGACTTCAAGCAGGCCTTCGACCACTTCTGCATCCACGCCGGCGGCCGCGCCGTCATCGACGAGCTGCAGAAAAGCCTGCAACTGTCGGCGGAGCACGTGGAGGCCTCGCGCATGACGCTGCACCGCTTCGGCAACACCTCCAGCAGCTCCCTCTGGTACGAGCTCAACTACATCGAGTCCAAGGGCCGGATGCGGCGCGGCAACCGGGTGTGGCAGATCGGCTTCGGCAGCGGCTTCAAGTGCAACAGCGCCGTCTGGAAGTGCCTGCGCACCATCAAAGGTCCCGTCGACGGTCCCTGGACCGACTGCATCGACCGATACCCCGTCGACATCCCTGAGATCGTAAAGCTCTAA